Below is a genomic region from bacterium.
CGCCGGTGCCCACTTCGCCCGCTATGTCGACACCCTGCTGGAGATGGGCTGCGACGGCCTCAAGATGATCGAGGGAAACCGGAGATGCGGAAGGTCGCTGGGAGAAGACCGAGGACTGAGTGTCCGGGGGAGCTTCGACCGCGCGCCGCCCAGTGCGGTGCCGGGGCTCACCGGAGCCACTCAGTCGTCGCCGCCCGGTTGCTGGAGGTGCTCCGCGATCGGCGCCAACACTTCGTACTCGGGTTCAATGCCTGCCTGCTCGGCTGCTCGCAGATGGTCCCTCGCGAGTGCAGCGATCAGCGAAATAAAGGCAGCCGGCTGAGCCAGGAAGTGAGGGGTCAAGCAACGGACTCCTTCGGCGAAAGCGGCAGCGGCATCGCTCGATTGATCCGCAGCTGTGAGCACGGTGCCCATCGCGCCAAGGGACATTGCCAGGTCCGGCAGGTAGGCCTTGCGGTTTCGATCCACCAGTTCGCGACGGATTTCGACGGCCTCGCGCGCGGCTTCGAGGGCCTCGTCGCGGCTTCCGACAGCGCTCAGCCTGGTGCCGTAGTTGTTGAGCGAGCTGGCCAGGGTCGCGCGGGACTCCTCTGCCTCTGTTACCTCAGACACAGGGTGATGACGCCTTGCCCGCTCCACCAAGAGTCTTGCCACATCGACGGCCGGCGAGGCGAGAGACAGGCTGAACTCCGGCATCGCAGCGGCGAGAGCGTCGAGGACTTCGTCGGCACCGTCAATTGCCGCATCCAGTAGGACAGCCATCCAGCGTCCCAGAGTTTCTTTGTCGCGTGTGGGCTCAACGGAGTCGAAGTTCTGAATCGCATGGCACACTCGGCGACAGACGAGCCCGGGGTCCAGCTCCGCGGCACGACGCAGAGCCGCTTCCGCACCCGCACGATCTCCACCACACAGGTGGTCGAGTGTGAACGCCTCGGCCACGATGTCGGGCTGTATAGGTGGAATCATTCCGGCCTCGGAAACCTGCATCGCCAGCCGCAGCACATCCCGAAGCGCCCCGGTCCCGCCGGACCACTCTCTCCTCACTGCCTCGAGTTCACCCTGGACTGCCTCGAGCTGTTCGTCCTGCAACAGGCCCCCGCGCATGGTGGCAACCGCCGCGAGGTGGCACAGCAGCTTCCCCTTGTCATCTCCCGGCGCAGACTGCACGAACGAGGAGATTCGCCGTGCCTCCCGCCTCGCGACCTCGTGGGCGAGATCCGTCCGACCCAGCCCGAGCGCTCGCCCGAACCCGCTGCCGTCCGATGCAACGAGAGCCGCCATCATCAGGTAGAGCGGATCTTCCCAACGCTCCGCCACGAGGTTGGCTTCGATCGCATCCCGCTCCTCCTGTGACAGGGGCGCGAGCGGCTTGCGGCGCAGCCGCGCCAGGGCATTCATCGTGTCCCGAAACATCTCGAGCCGGACTTCGGTCGTATCGAGCTCGGTGACGGGCACGGGCACGGGTGGATCGAAGCAAGCCGACACCGGGCCACCAGCAATCGCCGAGTAGTCATTCAGGAGATCGCTGAACCAGCCAGAATGTTCGCTTGCGTACCGGTCGAGCAGGAGCAGGCGGAGCTTCGGCCGAGAGGGATTCTCGGGGTCGACTTCTGCGAGCCGCCTGAGCAGACCGCACAGCGATGTCGAAAGCGGTTGAGCGTAATCGATCACCAGGAGCGACGGTTTCTCCCAGCTCCAGTCAGCCCATGCGTGGTTCCGTTCGTACGCCAACAGGTCCGTCCGTTCGACTACGCCCGCCGTACACTCGCTCCCGTAGGTGGCGGCGATGCGCCAGATCAGCTCGAACGCGAGCCGCGTCTTCCCAGCCCCCGCTCGGCCGATCAGCAAACGGGCCGAGACCGGGGCATCGCTCTCGAACCATTGCCACAAATCCGCCAAGTCACGGTCACGACCGCGCAGAGGGATCGAGCGCTGCTTGGCGTGCAGGAGCACGAGGTCATTCGCCTCTGGGCCCGGCGAGGGAAGTGCTGGGACCACCGGTCGACGGACCGGGATGTGATGCAGCGTATCCACGGCGGCACGGAACGCACTCTCATAACTGCGCAGCGCGTCCAGGAGATCCGCTTGAAGGCTCGTCGCGTTCTCATCGAGCGCCGTGGACGCGATGGCCGCACGCGCTTCGATTCGACCCGCCAGCAGCCGCTCGATCGCCGCATTGGATTCGCCCAGTGCTAACGTCACCTCGTCCAGTCGCCCTGCAAGAGCCCCGAACTCGCGACGGAAGAGGTCCCTGACCCGTTCCGGAAGGGACTTCACATCCTTCGCGACATCTGCGAGGTAGTCGATCGTCAGGATCCGAAACACCTCGGGTCGTTGCTTCAGTTGCTCGCGGAAGAAGAGAGCGTACGCCTGCATGAGAGTGAGGCGCTTGCCCGCGCCAACGGGCCAGCCATCCCGGACGAACCGCTCGAGACTTGCGGGCTCCGATCCACCGGACTGTTCTCCGGCGCGCTTTATCCACCCAAGGATTGCATCGTGCGCACTCTCCCCAAAAAGGGTTGCGAGTCCCTCCTTCTCGAAGCAGGCCCGGACCCGGTCCTCGCCAAGGTCGAGGTCACGTAGGTGCAGGTCGCGGAAGGTCACCTTCGGCAATTCGCGGATGACCACTGCCAGCCACCGTCCGCACGGATCCTCGCCATACTCGACAAACGGCGTGCGCCCCAGCTGGCCGGAGCGTACGAGGTCGATTAGGCGGGGGATCCAGGGCTTCTGCTGGACCAGCTCGAGTTCGAGCTGCAAAAGAAGGAGGCGTATCGCCTCACGTAGAGCGTCCTCGCTGGCTGCGAACACGTCGTGGTTCCGCGGTAGACCGTTGTCGTCCAGCGACTCGTCGGCGAATCGGTCCAGAGCGTGCCGGAACAGACTGTGGGCTTCGTTGCCCGCCACGCCGCTGGCGAGCGCACCGGCAGCGCTACCGAGAAGGACGACGAGTGAGACGGGCTCTGCCACGATGCACGGCTCCCTGGGGCCAGGCGGTCTGGAGTGTTCGGTCCTTCACTGGATTCACGGGCCGATCGATGGATTCCTCTCGCCCCGAACCTTGGGACACTCTACTTGAGACGGAAGCTGAATCCAGAAACCCGAAATCCCGGGGACTGGCTCAATTGAGTCACCCGGCCCGACGCTGCGAATAGGAAGTATAGCACCCCTGTCTCCCTGATAGAACCAATCCACTATCGTGTTCACTGCGGCCGTGTACAACCTGGTCCGTCTGAGGAATCTGGAGATGGCCCGATGACGGGTCGGAGCGCGACGGTGAGGTCGGAAGCAACCCCCGCCGGGCGTTTCGGAGCCACCAAAGAGCGCTGCGGCGTTCGGCGGAACCGCGCGGAGCACGTCTGGCGGGGGTTGCTTCCGACCGACTCGATTGCCTCGCCCCTCGAACACGCTTTTTCAGCAGCCTGCTAGGCCGATTTTTCGGGAAACTCGAGTACGTGCACGTCTCTCTGCGGGAAGGGGATGTTGCAGCCACCGGCCTCGAGTTTTTCCTTGAGCGCGCGTGTGAGATCCCAGCGCAGTCCCCAGTAGTCCTCCTTGGTGCACCAGGGTCGCACGACCAGATTGACCGAGGAATCGGCCAGTTCGGAAACTGCGACCGTCGGCGCGGGATCGCGGAGCGTTCGGGAATCGGAAGTGATCACGCGCTCGATGATCTCGATTGCGCGGCCGATGTCGTCGCCGTAACCGATTCCCATTACGAGGTCGATGCGCCGGGTGTCGTTGAAGGAGTAGTTCTTGATCGTGTCGCCGTAGATCTGGGCGTTCGGGATCGTGATGCGAATATTGTCTCCGGTATTGAGCAGCGTGTTGAAGATCGAAATCTCCGCAACACTACCCGCCTGTCCAGCGACCTCGACAAAATCCCCGACGCGGATCGGGCGGAAGATGAGCAGCATCACCCCCGCCGCGAAATTCGAAAGCGTTCCCTGTAAGGCCAGGCCAATCGCCAGGCCTGCGGCTCCCAGGACGGCGATCAGCGAGGTGGTCTCGATCCCGAAGAGGTTCAATACCGCAATGAGTACGACGGCGAGCGCGACGTAGTAGGCCATGCTCGCGAAGAACGGGATCAGCGATGCGTCGGTATTCGCCTTCGTCAGGACTCGGGTGACGCTCTTGCGAACCCAGTTCGCCACGATTCGCCCAATGATGAAAAGCGCGATTGCGCCGATCACACTGATGCCCCAAGTCGACATCAATTCGATGACGAGGTCGACGACGACCTGACTGTTCTCTCCGAACTGATCGGTATTCATGCTTGTCCTTTCGGGCCAATTCGATCGATTGTCAATTCGAATCTGTGACTGCTCCGAAACTATTCATGCGCCTAGAAGCTCATACGGTTTCAACCGGTCCGTTCAGCTTCCAGGCCCCACTCGATTCCGTTGCGAAGTAAGCGTTCGAAGGCCTCTGTCTCCCAGGGACCCCGGAAATGCAGAGGCGTTTTACCCGCGGCATCGATACTCTTGTCGACGAAGGGCTGGGTATTGGTTTGGGGCGTGTGGCAGTGCCCCGAAGCGAAATAGGCGACGGCCCCCGCGCCGTGCTTCCGAACATAGCCGAGCACGCGAGTCCGGCCGTCGGTTCCCACGGATGTGTCCTCGCCATAGGTAAAACCAAATTCCCGCGGCGCCGGGTTCTGAGCATCGAGATCCGATGTCGACAGCAACACGCGCGTTTCTGCCGGTGCGGTGAGTTCGATCAGATAGAGTTCATCGGCGATTTCGAAGGAGGCGGGCAGGCCGCGGGTCAGCGGATGATCGCGATCGCAGACGTCGACACGGAACTTGCGAACGGGTGGATGGTTGAGAAAGAAGGCTCCCAGGACCTGATGATGCTGGGCTCTCGACATCGTTCGCCCGGGACTTCCGTCTGGGATGGGTATTGCCCGGCCGCCACTCGTGCCGTGCAACGCCAGCCAGCGTCCGCCCGCATCGAGCCATTCCGCAAGCATTTTGGCCTGTTGATCGTCGGGGTAGGGGCCCGCGACATAGGTCACGAGCAGGCTGCTCTTCGCCAGCCAACTGTCGATTTCTGAAA
It encodes:
- a CDS encoding ThuA domain-containing protein, translating into MPHPSPAIRVHVVAGGFPRGSWAGHDIDYARLRILQILQENERVNASVSSDFSEIDSWLAKSSLLVTYVAGPYPDDQQAKMLAEWLDAGGRWLALHGTSGGRAIPIPDGSPGRTMSRAQHHQVLGAFFLNHPPVRKFRVDVCDRDHPLTRGLPASFEIADELYLIELTAPAETRVLLSTSDLDAQNPAPREFGFTYGEDTSVGTDGRTRVLGYVRKHGAGAVAYFASGHCHTPQTNTQPFVDKSIDAAGKTPLHFRGPWETEAFERLLRNGIEWGLEAERTG
- a CDS encoding mechanosensitive ion channel, whose protein sequence is MSTWGISVIGAIALFIIGRIVANWVRKSVTRVLTKANTDASLIPFFASMAYYVALAVVLIAVLNLFGIETTSLIAVLGAAGLAIGLALQGTLSNFAAGVMLLIFRPIRVGDFVEVAGQAGSVAEISIFNTLLNTGDNIRITIPNAQIYGDTIKNYSFNDTRRIDLVMGIGYGDDIGRAIEIIERVITSDSRTLRDPAPTVAVSELADSSVNLVVRPWCTKEDYWGLRWDLTRALKEKLEAGGCNIPFPQRDVHVLEFPEKSA
- a CDS encoding tetratricopeptide repeat protein, whose amino-acid sequence is MAEPVSLVVLLGSAAGALASGVAGNEAHSLFRHALDRFADESLDDNGLPRNHDVFAASEDALREAIRLLLLQLELELVQQKPWIPRLIDLVRSGQLGRTPFVEYGEDPCGRWLAVVIRELPKVTFRDLHLRDLDLGEDRVRACFEKEGLATLFGESAHDAILGWIKRAGEQSGGSEPASLERFVRDGWPVGAGKRLTLMQAYALFFREQLKQRPEVFRILTIDYLADVAKDVKSLPERVRDLFRREFGALAGRLDEVTLALGESNAAIERLLAGRIEARAAIASTALDENATSLQADLLDALRSYESAFRAAVDTLHHIPVRRPVVPALPSPGPEANDLVLLHAKQRSIPLRGRDRDLADLWQWFESDAPVSARLLIGRAGAGKTRLAFELIWRIAATYGSECTAGVVERTDLLAYERNHAWADWSWEKPSLLVIDYAQPLSTSLCGLLRRLAEVDPENPSRPKLRLLLLDRYASEHSGWFSDLLNDYSAIAGGPVSACFDPPVPVPVTELDTTEVRLEMFRDTMNALARLRRKPLAPLSQEERDAIEANLVAERWEDPLYLMMAALVASDGSGFGRALGLGRTDLAHEVARREARRISSFVQSAPGDDKGKLLCHLAAVATMRGGLLQDEQLEAVQGELEAVRREWSGGTGALRDVLRLAMQVSEAGMIPPIQPDIVAEAFTLDHLCGGDRAGAEAALRRAAELDPGLVCRRVCHAIQNFDSVEPTRDKETLGRWMAVLLDAAIDGADEVLDALAAAMPEFSLSLASPAVDVARLLVERARRHHPVSEVTEAEESRATLASSLNNYGTRLSAVGSRDEALEAAREAVEIRRELVDRNRKAYLPDLAMSLGAMGTVLTAADQSSDAAAAFAEGVRCLTPHFLAQPAAFISLIAALARDHLRAAEQAGIEPEYEVLAPIAEHLQQPGGDD